The Glandiceps talaboti chromosome 1, keGlaTala1.1, whole genome shotgun sequence genome has a segment encoding these proteins:
- the LOC144450335 gene encoding protein lifeguard 4-like produces the protein MATSSTRKMDPTQTPLSGQPQSIVDDFMYGSNVASSHVQVRLGFLRKVYSILTVQLIITTLTGALFMFVQPIKSFVQESVVMIMFAFVLSMVTVIALLFKRHEYPTNMILLAVFTFVEAYTIGTVVTFYDQLVVLEAFVLTVSVAVCLTAYTLQSKRDFSTWGAGLFSAIWILIMAGFLRFFFQSDGLELVIAIAGALVFCGFIIYDTHVLMHKLSPEEYIVATINLYLDLINLFMYILRILSELNKKN, from the exons atggccACCAGTTCAACTCGGAAAATGGATCCGACACAAACGCCACTTAGTGGACAACCACAGTCGATCGTGGACGACTTTATGTACGGCAGCAATGTGGCATCATCACATGTACAAGTCAGACTAG GATTCCTTCGTAAAGTGTACAGTATTTTGACAGTACAGTTGATAATCACCACCCTGACGGGTGCTCTCTTTATGTTTGTGCAACCTATCAAATCATTTGTACAGGAGAG TGTTGTTATGATAATGTTTGCATTCGTCCTGTCAATGGTCACTGTCATTGCCTTGCTCTTCAAGAGACATGAATACCCAACAAATATGATTCTTTTGGCAGTTTTT ACATTTGTTGAGGCTTATACCATTGGTACTGTAGTGACATTTTATGATCAGTTGGTAGTTCTGGAAGCTTTTGTTTTGACCGTCTCTGTCGCTGTCTGTCTTACTGCCTACACACTTCAAAGTAAAAGAGATTTCAGTACATGGGGAGCTGG GTTGTTCTCAGCTATATGGATCCTTATCATGGCTGGCTTTCTGCGTTTCTTCTTCCAAAGTGACGGCTTGGAGCTTGTGATTGCCATAGCTGGTGCCCTTGTCTTCTGTGGTTTCATCATCTACGATACCCACGTCttaatgcataaattatcaCCTGAAGAGTACATAGTGGCTACAATCAACCTGTACCTGGATCTTATCAATCTCTTCATGTACATACTTAGAATCCTTAGTGAACTCAACAAGAAAAACTAA
- the LOC144453757 gene encoding calcium-independent phospholipase A2-gamma-like has protein sequence MSAYNSILLGGLTPCRGSQTWLQGQTGLPAYIQNKIQTQLSMQVRQESTLCRPRHRVQVVNYKKSSLRGMKTGSRYHLGNFRLSQTKQFSSNMRKTVLHARQWLIGMQHSLTLSVGKKYIPDGPNNEERGGGERKMSEIKGHVDHLAAGVSHTNENLIKTVMEAKQKLPSLPNLKLPSFPRFVLAQRLITAPKLQEQEENTISEEMEKKQIKKETVAPEVFEREQHNLENAMLHANEELIVFKMESKSQSLQDVHIKVMNFIDKIEELKKKPDTKENNLDVYRMLATFANSLPAINRLIEVDVKKLVKRYRDSSSSSSDVEFPREQHDFESAMSDTYWSTKFSPTDSLNKFETHKPVAKQNARTESVTANGTVRTLLSKAMPISKKEEKKPKVNSKMVISQSSVDYRTKAIVQTIKNAKSKDSRRSRIEELYKHLLKYPDGRHIARKQGVIGPLLGHLHSKDKVLQGEVRKVLALVGYAEPVKGRGIRILTIDGGGTRGIIAVEILRELERQCGKRVHEMFDYVCAVSSGAVLAFLVTIPKVSMDKCEQLFYTLTKDIFKQSALVGTGKLVWNHAFYDTNAWIDILRDHKPSTNLLIETAADPSIPKIAALSTLVNQNTVRPHLFRNYNVPSTVQSHYPGTCQFQLWEALQASTAAPGYFEECKLGGSVHQDGGLMCNNPTAIALHECKQLWPTTPVQCIVSLGTGRYIPEADPGTKNSSSLKTKILQLVMSATDTEVVHSMVSDCTVPGSYFRFNPYLSEDIMLDENRVEKIEVLQRDTRRYLRRNSYKVEETVKTLGLTKNMYHLSKDWVEMKKHIHYG, from the exons ATGTCTGCCTACAATAGTATCCTACTTGGTGGATTGACTCCTTGTAGAGGAAGTCAGACCTGGTTACAAGGACAAACTGGTCTACCTGCAtacattcaaaacaaaatcCAGACACAACTATCAATGCAAGTCAGGCAGGAAAGCACACTATGTAGACCAAGACATCGAGTGCAAGTTGTCAACTACAAAAAGTCAAGTTTGAGGGGTATGAAAACTGGATCCAGATATCACCTTGGAAACTTTAGACTCAgtcaaacaaaacaatttagTAGTAATATGAGAAAGACAGTCCTGCATGCAAGGCAGTGGCTGATTGGGATGCAACATAGTCTGACACTTTCAGTCGGAAAGAAATATATCCCAGATGGACCCAATAATGAGGAAAGAGGAGGTGGAGAAAGGAAGATGTCAGAGATCAAAGGTCATGTTGATCATTTAGCAGCTGGTGTCAGCCATACTAATGAGAATTTAATAAAAACTGTCATGGAAGCAAAGCAAAAACTGCCATCACTGCCAAACCTGAAGCTACCCTCCTTTCCTAGGTTTGTGTTAGCACAGAGATTAATCACTGCTCCCAAATTACAAGAACAGGAAGAAAACACTATTTCAGAGGAAATGGAAAAAAAGCAAATCAAGAAGGAAACAGTGGCCCCAGAGGTGTTCGAAAGAGAACAGCATAACCTAGAGAATGCTAtgttacatgcaaatgaagaaCTCATTGTCTTTAAAATGGAGAGTAAATCTCAGTCTCTTCAAGATGTCCACATAAAAGTGATgaattttattgacaaaattgaGGAACTAAAGAAGAAACCAGACACAAAAGAGAACAATTTGGACGTCTACAGAATGTTAGCGACATTTGCCAACTCTCTGCCTGCCATTAATAGACTGATAGAGGTAGATGTGAAGAAATTAGTGAAACGCTACAGGGACAGCAGCAGCTCTTCATCAGATGTTGAATTTCCCAGAGAACAACATGATTTTGAGTCTGCCATGTCTGATACCTACTGGAGTACCAAATTTTCACCAACAGATTCTCTCAATAAATTTGAAACACACAAACCTGTTGCGAAACAAAATGCCAGAACTGAATCAGTTACGGCTAATGGCACAGTGAGGACACTTCTCAGTAAAGCAATGCCTATCTCCAAAAAAGAGGAAAAGAAGCCAAAAGTGAATTCTAAGATGGTGATTTCACAGAGTAGTGTTGATTACAGAACAAAGGCAATAGTTCAAACTATCAAGAATGCTAAAAGTAAAGACTCCAGACGAAGCAGGATTGAAGaattatataaacatttgtTGAAATATCCAGATGGCAGACATATTGCAAGAAAG cAAGGTGTGATAGGGCCACTCCTGGGGCACCTCCACAGCAAAGATAAAGTTTTACAAGGAGAAGTTAGGAAAGTACTGGCATTGGTTGGCTATGCAGAGCCAGTCAAGGGTAGAGGAATTCGAATTCTCACTATTGATGGTGGAGGCACAAG GGGTATCATTGCTGTAGAAATTCTACGTGAACTTGAACGGCAGTGTGGTAAACGAGTGCATGAAATGTTTGACTATGTGTGCGCCGTCAGTTCAGGTGCTGTCCTAGCATTCTTGGTAACTATACCAAAGGTTTCAATGGATAAATGTGAGCAGTTGTTCTATACTCTGACCAAAGATATCTTTAAACAAAGTGCATTAGTTGGTACTGGTAAACTGGTGTGGAATCACGCATTTTATGATACAAATGCCTGGATTGATATACTCAG GGATCATAAACCAAGCACCAATTTGTTGATAGAAACTGCAGCTGATCCATCAATCCCAAAG ATTGCTGCCCTGTCTACTCTGGTTAATCAAAACACAGTGAGGCCACATCTGTTCCGTAATTACAATGTTCCAAGCACTGTCCAATCACATTATCCCGGTACATGTCAATTTCAACTATGGGAAGCACTGCAAGCATCAACAGCAGCACCTGGATATTTTGAAGAGTGCAAATTGGGAGGTTCTGTACACCAG GATGGAGGGTTGATGTGTAATAATCCCACAGCTATAGCATTACATGAATGCAAACAACTATGGCCGACCACACCAGTTCAGTGTATTGTCTCACTTGGTACAGGCAGATACATACCTGAAGCTGACCCAGGTACCAAGAACTCTAGCAGTCTCAAGACTAAAATATTGCAACTTGTTATGAGTGCCACTGATACAGAAG TGGTTCATTCAATGGTGTCTGATTGCACAGTTCCAGGATCGTACTTTAGATTTAACCCATATCTTAGTGAGGACATTATGCTGGATGAAAACCGAGTGGAAAAGATTGAAGTATTACAACGCGACACACGAAGGTATCTGAGAAGAAATTCATATAAAGTAGAGGAAACTGTCAAAACATTGGGTTTGACAAAAAACATGTACCATCTATCAAAGGACTGGGTGGAAATGAAGAAACATATCCATTATGGATAA
- the LOC144433776 gene encoding protein SHQ1 homolog codes for MLTPAFELSQDQDFLRILIKAKFAKVDDAEVHVDGDEFRFYSSPYYLRLSLPGRIVEDGRESAKYDTNTGYFDFKFAKESPGEEFEGLDMLTKLLAPKGTVCAAAPLIEVIGEENGTDGAEEPHYVEDSEEWAEDVEDEDDFDWQIEQEPYQDEASLLASNVKYGFANQRNGVFQQLREEFVGVIDLPDPDHTSQNDRTKLRKEDESDQFDDDYYLADLYQDDIIQQLIAYQPPWNQEYMKLQEKEKEGSDVTQHTIVELTEEEKDQLRKLPNKEYLIDKQTRNVLMLGLVDILFAYAYNHRTTEGENTVESAWTICKLSSTLSWLDSFSSLQDVVFNSYRRTLCYPLHRHWELACTVHHDVVKLFHLGRRRLLKCLLEVHHCLVHDDTRYILNDLYITDYCVWIQSLKSSTILSLAKKLSQVEVSKGDVDLDLDDLELAAKLVTNEEDNENAVTEGIENTTIHQYGYPHVLKEDATHSHDEHGSKENCCLHQSDGSVSDIKENCQGHQDCVKNDDNLAEQIAKITLEDDTQRNEHDTRGSETVILDNNRTEHTASGYSTSDSDGSDSETDSSSTTSSGFDNIQNLIRVVYTSPIIGFTPFFT; via the exons ATGTTGACACCTGCCTTTGAACTTAGCCAAGACCAAGACTTTCTGAGAATCCTCATCAAAGCTAAGTTTGCGAAAGTAGATGATGCTGAGGTACATGTTGATGGAGATGAATTTAGATTTTATTCCTCACCATACTATTTGAG ACTCAGTCTACCAGGAAGAATTGTAGAAGACGGAAGAGAATCAGCCAAATATGACACTAATACAG GAtactttgatttcaaatttgccAAAGAAAGTCCAGGTGAGGAGTTTGAAGGGCTGGATATGCTGACTAAATTGCTGGCTCCAAAGGGTACTGTTTGTGCTGCAGCACCACTCATTGAAGTCATTG GAGAGGAAAATGGTACTGATGGCGCAGAAGAGCCGCACTATGTGGAAGATAGCGAAGAGTGGGCAGAAGATGTGGAGGATGAGGACGACTTTGATTGGCAGATTGAACAAGAGCCATATCAAGATGAAGCAAGTCTGCTGGCTTCAAACGTCAAATATGGATTTGCCAATCAGAGAAATGGCGTATTCCAGCAATTAAGG GAAGAGTTTGTTGGGGTCATTGACCTTCCAGACCCAGATCACACCAGCCAAAATGACCGAACAAAGCTAAGAAAAGAAGATGAAAGTGATCAAtttgatgatgattattatCT AGCTGACCTATATCAAGATGACATCATACAACAACTGATAGCCTACCAACCACCATGGAATCAAGAATACATGAAATTACAGGAAAAGGAGAAAGAGGGCAGTGATGTCACTCAGCATACCATTG TGGAGCTTACAGAAGAAGAAAAGGACCAATTGAGAAAATTACCAAATAAGGAATATCTAATAGATAAACAAACACGGAATGTTTTAATGCTGGGATTGGttgatattttgtttgcttATGCATACAACCATAGAACAACGGAAGGGGAAAACACA GTTGAATCAGCATGGACAATTTGTAAACTGAGTTCCACGTTGTCATGGCTGGATTCATTCTCTTCACTGCAAGATGTAGTCTTTAACAGTTATAGAAGGACTCTATGCTATCCCTTACATAGACACTGGGAACTAGCATGTACTGTACACCATGATGTGGTCAAACTATTTCATCTTG GTCGTAGAAGACTGTTAAAGTGTCTTCTAGAAGTCCATCATTGTCTGGTTCATGATGATACACGATACATACTGAATGACCTGTATATCACCGATTACTGTGTTTGGATTCAGTCTCTCAAATCATCCACCATTTTGTCTCTGGCTAAAAAACTCAGCCAG GTTGAAGTCAGTAAAGGGGAtgttgaccttgaccttgatgACCTTGAACTTGCTGCCAAATTAGTGACCAATGAAGAGGACAATGAAAATGCTGTTACAGAAGGTATTGAGAATACCACTATTCATCAGTATGGTTATCCCCATGTATTGAAAGAAGACGCTACCCATAGCCATGATGAACATGGGAGTAAGGAGAATTGCTGTCTTCATCAGAGTGATGGCAGTGTGAGTGACATTAAAGAGAATTGCCAGGGCCATCAGGATTGCGTCAAGAATGATGACAATCTAGCTGAACAAATAGCAAAGATAACACTTGAAGATGACACACAGAGGAATGAACATGATACGAGAGGCAGTGAAACTGTCATACTTGATAACAACAGAACAGAACATACTGCTAGTGGCTACAGCACAAGTGATAGTGATGGCAGTGACTCTGAAACTGACTCCAGCAGTACTAcaagtagtg GATTTGACAATATCCAAAATCTGATTAGAGTTGTATACACCAGCCCTATTATTGGATTTACTCCTTTTTTCACCTAA